Proteins encoded together in one Undibacterium sp. CCC3.4 window:
- a CDS encoding phosphonate ABC transporter ATP-binding protein yields MPAALSLQQLAVRHPGTGVPQYALRDLNIEIPAGEQIALIGPSGAGKTTLLHTLAGALRPSSGHLFVGQQDPWQLSESARHRWRRHLFLAPQTAPLPARQRVITTVLAGRLPHWSLLQALRNLIRPQDPRAAWQALARFHLEHKLYARVDQLSGGERQRCGLARLLLSDASLLLVDEPLSALDPTLAQQTLATLQQEARQRQATLICSLHNVDLARSCFDRLIGLRDGKILFDSREVSDHMIAELYRNAQSTVAAQL; encoded by the coding sequence ATGCCGGCAGCGCTGTCTCTACAGCAGCTAGCGGTGCGCCATCCCGGTACCGGCGTGCCGCAGTATGCCTTACGCGATCTTAATATCGAGATCCCGGCGGGTGAGCAGATCGCTCTGATTGGCCCGTCCGGGGCCGGCAAAACCACGCTCTTGCATACCCTTGCCGGCGCGCTGCGACCGAGCAGCGGACATTTGTTCGTCGGCCAGCAAGACCCTTGGCAATTATCTGAAAGCGCACGCCATCGCTGGCGTCGGCACTTGTTCCTGGCCCCGCAAACAGCGCCCTTACCGGCGCGTCAGCGCGTCATCACTACCGTCTTGGCTGGCCGTTTGCCGCACTGGTCGCTGCTGCAGGCGCTGCGTAATCTGATCCGCCCACAAGATCCGCGCGCGGCTTGGCAAGCGCTGGCACGCTTTCATCTCGAACATAAGCTCTATGCGCGCGTAGATCAACTCTCGGGCGGCGAGCGGCAACGCTGTGGTTTGGCGCGGCTGTTACTGTCGGACGCGAGCTTGCTACTGGTCGATGAGCCGCTGTCGGCACTCGACCCGACCTTGGCACAGCAAACGCTCGCCACTTTGCAGCAAGAAGCCCGGCAACGTCAGGCCACCCTGATCTGCAGTTTGCACAATGTGGATCTGGCACGCAGTTGCTTTGACCGTCTCATCGGTTTGCGTGACGGGAAAATTTTATTCGATAGCCGCGAAGTCAGCGACCACATGATCGCCGAACTGTATCGCAATGCCCAGTCGACCGTAGCAGCACAGCTATGA
- a CDS encoding putative selenate ABC transporter substrate-binding protein translates to MSYHFSARRRLQLLLTAAALGLSTLPQLSMAQQAAAAPTVLRVSAIPDEAPTELQRKFKPLGAYLEKKLGMKIEFIPVTDYAACVEGLINKKIDLAWFGGFTFIQAKVRSKDQVIPLVQREEDEKFKSVFITTKKDIQKLEDLKGKTFTFGSESSTSGHLMPRSYLLAAKINPDTDLKRVAFSGAHDATVAAVAGGKVDAGALNISVWEKLLAQNKVDTTLVRVFYTTPGYFDYNWSVRADMPADLRKKLSDAFLSLNAANPQDKEILDLQRTARFIPTKAENYAAIEAAAHNAGLLK, encoded by the coding sequence ATGTCCTATCACTTTTCCGCACGCCGCCGCCTGCAACTGCTGTTGACCGCCGCCGCACTGGGACTTTCCACGCTGCCGCAACTGAGTATGGCCCAACAGGCCGCCGCTGCACCGACCGTATTGCGCGTGTCGGCGATCCCCGACGAAGCACCGACTGAATTGCAACGTAAGTTCAAACCGCTGGGCGCGTATCTGGAGAAAAAGCTGGGCATGAAGATTGAATTCATTCCCGTGACTGACTACGCTGCTTGTGTAGAAGGACTGATCAATAAAAAGATAGACTTGGCGTGGTTCGGCGGCTTCACCTTCATTCAAGCCAAAGTGCGCAGCAAAGATCAAGTCATTCCGCTGGTGCAGCGTGAAGAAGACGAAAAATTCAAATCGGTTTTCATCACGACAAAAAAAGACATACAAAAACTCGAAGATCTGAAAGGTAAAACCTTTACCTTCGGTTCTGAATCCTCCACTTCCGGTCATTTGATGCCGCGCTCTTACTTGTTAGCGGCCAAGATCAATCCTGATACCGATCTCAAACGCGTCGCGTTTTCCGGTGCGCACGATGCCACCGTGGCAGCGGTTGCCGGTGGCAAGGTGGATGCCGGTGCTTTGAATATTTCAGTATGGGAAAAATTACTCGCGCAAAACAAAGTCGATACCACTCTGGTGCGCGTGTTTTACACCACGCCTGGCTACTTTGACTACAACTGGTCGGTACGCGCCGATATGCCAGCCGATTTGCGTAAAAAACTCAGCGATGCTTTCTTGTCGCTCAACGCCGCCAATCCGCAGGATAAAGAAATTCTCGATTTGCAAAGAACCGCGCGTTTCATCCCGACCAAGGCAGAAAATTATGCTGCCATCGAAGCCGCCGCCCACAACGCTGGCTTACTCAAGTAA
- a CDS encoding GGDEF domain-containing protein, translating into MPVALPSSPALMAEIFNTINLGLIVVDESQRVILWNTWVEKHSDISTVQALGKLLSAAFAEAPSPAFANAVASTLKYGLPVMLSNALHRSPLPFYPRDEELHDKKRLHQSITLTPLTLDGRRCCLIQITDASTSIKREKILRSHSEVLKKEATTDSLTGIYNRRFFDEHFKMALATGIRSNTPLSIFMVDIDFFKEYNDHYGHVEGDKALVAVASALKAQLQRASDVAARFGGEEFILLLPNMSQLMAEQFAEKLRLAIWDLSIPHAMSRIVQRLSISVGFSTYTKAEAKDPHSLLRTADAALYEAKRNGRNRCYYLPLPEHKLDKPTTPA; encoded by the coding sequence ATGCCGGTCGCGTTGCCCTCATCGCCTGCCCTGATGGCAGAAATTTTCAATACGATCAACTTGGGCTTGATCGTGGTCGATGAATCGCAACGCGTGATACTTTGGAATACTTGGGTTGAAAAACACAGCGATATCAGCACGGTGCAGGCCTTGGGAAAATTACTGAGCGCAGCCTTCGCAGAAGCGCCGAGCCCGGCCTTCGCCAATGCTGTCGCCAGCACGCTCAAATACGGCTTACCAGTGATGCTGTCGAATGCCTTACATCGCTCGCCGCTGCCGTTTTACCCGCGCGATGAGGAATTGCACGACAAGAAGCGCCTGCACCAGTCGATCACACTGACGCCCCTCACGCTCGATGGCCGGCGTTGTTGCCTGATACAGATCACCGATGCCAGTACCTCAATCAAACGTGAAAAAATTCTGCGTTCGCATTCAGAAGTACTCAAAAAAGAAGCCACCACAGACAGTTTGACCGGCATTTACAATCGCCGCTTCTTCGATGAACATTTCAAAATGGCACTCGCCACCGGCATACGCAGCAATACGCCCCTGTCGATCTTCATGGTCGATATCGATTTTTTCAAAGAATACAATGATCACTACGGCCACGTCGAAGGCGATAAGGCGCTGGTCGCTGTGGCCAGCGCACTCAAGGCGCAATTACAGCGTGCCAGTGATGTAGCGGCACGTTTCGGTGGCGAAGAATTCATTCTATTGCTACCGAATATGAGCCAGTTGATGGCCGAGCAATTCGCCGAAAAACTACGCTTGGCGATTTGGGATTTGAGTATCCCGCATGCTATGTCGCGCATCGTACAACGACTTTCCATCAGTGTCGGTTTTTCCACCTACACCAAAGCCGAAGCCAAAGACCCACACTCCTTGCTACGTACCGCCGATGCCGCGCTGTACGAAGCAAAGCGCAACGGCCGCAACCGCTGTTACTATCTGCCTCTGCCGGAGCACAAGCTTGACAAGCCGACGACACCAGCCTGA
- a CDS encoding chemotaxis protein CheC — MIALSELHLDALSEVFNVGAGRAAASLSEIVGDEVKLSVPSVEVRKFSEVDNDVMGMKSERYGAVHQTFSGAFEAEAILLFTEDHALEIVRDMMGSQISIEDLAEFEQEAMCELGNIILNACLSAMADMLNIPLNCSLPDYGLATMEEIFRRVGHADDEAYLLLLHIDLAIEKRRSEGHLVFLLSSTSLQDLVTQIDRFLGEI; from the coding sequence ATGATCGCACTCAGCGAACTGCATCTTGATGCCTTGAGCGAAGTATTCAATGTCGGGGCCGGCCGTGCCGCCGCCAGTTTGTCGGAAATCGTCGGCGACGAAGTAAAGCTGTCGGTGCCCTCGGTGGAAGTGCGCAAGTTTTCCGAAGTAGACAACGACGTCATGGGTATGAAGAGTGAGCGCTACGGCGCGGTTCATCAAACCTTCAGCGGCGCGTTCGAAGCCGAGGCTATTTTGCTGTTTACCGAAGACCATGCGCTGGAAATCGTGCGCGACATGATGGGTTCGCAAATCAGCATCGAAGACTTGGCTGAATTCGAACAGGAAGCCATGTGCGAGCTCGGTAATATCATTCTCAATGCCTGCCTCTCGGCGATGGCCGATATGCTCAATATTCCGCTCAATTGCTCGCTGCCCGACTACGGTCTGGCGACCATGGAAGAAATTTTCCGCCGCGTCGGCCATGCCGACGATGAAGCGTATCTGCTGTTGTTGCACATCGATTTGGCGATAGAAAAACGGCGTTCCGAAGGACATCTGGTGTTCTTGCTCAGTTCTACCTCGCTGCAAGACTTGGTTACCCAGATCGATCGCTTTTTAGGAGAAATCTGA
- a CDS encoding response regulator, whose product MTKKILIVDDSKVSRMVIRAHLKAVHPEWEYIEAGCGEDAIKMVDEAHPDFCTMDINMPGMLGTDAAEQILLAHPHIRIAIFSANVQDTMQTRATTLGAIFVAKPVTEKSIAIVLNYFKREP is encoded by the coding sequence ATGACAAAAAAAATATTGATTGTTGACGACAGTAAAGTTTCGCGCATGGTCATACGCGCCCATCTCAAAGCCGTCCATCCCGAATGGGAATACATCGAAGCCGGTTGCGGCGAAGATGCGATCAAGATGGTTGACGAAGCCCACCCCGATTTTTGTACCATGGATATTAATATGCCGGGTATGCTGGGCACCGATGCGGCCGAACAAATTCTGCTGGCCCATCCACATATCCGGATTGCGATTTTTTCTGCTAATGTGCAAGATACCATGCAAACTCGCGCCACCACGCTCGGTGCTATTTTTGTCGCCAAACCGGTCACCGAAAAATCGATTGCCATCGTCTTGAATTATTTTAAGAGAGAACCATGA
- the prpR gene encoding propionate catabolism operon regulatory protein PrpR: MTPPVHTRDTPDRPVIWTVSISRLFDMFRDIMLEYDGQAEIIPLQMGFEQAVEHIRTRLAHERCDAVIAAGSNGAYLKCRLPVPVVIAKASGFDVMQALARARKVTPEIGLITYQETLPELAEFKTTFGFKLAQRTYVTEEDARAQISELKAAGVRAIVGAGLITDLAEEAGLTGIFLYSASSIRLAFDDAIEIAHLTRLESTRGRQHPAAASLRAKHGLHDLRGDSEAMQTVRRTLSLFARSPAAVLLQGETGSGKELAAQAIHRESARARQPFVAINCGAIAESLLESELFGYEDGAFTGSRRGGHAGLFEAAHRGTLFLDEIGEMPLPLQTRLLRVLEEKEVVRVGGIRPIPVDVRIISATHCDLDARRESGQFRADLFYRLAVLRLNLPALRQRRDDIMPLAEWYLKHGLAALALRPHASLHAEISSCYGLLCRYDWPGNVRELRNMMERLSLFLADEPLQALSPAFLQKVLPEITTTGNLAIAPAPAAVIKQEEISVEQVMHNFNHNREAAAAFLGISRTTLWRKLKKH, translated from the coding sequence ATGACACCTCCCGTTCACACCCGTGACACGCCTGATCGTCCAGTCATCTGGACGGTATCAATTTCCCGTCTGTTCGACATGTTTCGCGACATCATGCTCGAATATGATGGTCAGGCCGAAATCATTCCGCTGCAAATGGGCTTTGAACAAGCGGTCGAGCATATTCGCACCCGACTGGCGCATGAACGCTGCGATGCCGTGATTGCAGCCGGCTCCAACGGTGCCTACCTGAAGTGCCGCTTGCCGGTACCGGTGGTCATCGCCAAAGCCAGCGGCTTCGACGTCATGCAAGCCTTGGCACGAGCGCGCAAAGTCACGCCGGAAATCGGCTTGATCACCTATCAGGAAACCCTGCCGGAGCTGGCTGAATTCAAAACCACCTTCGGCTTCAAGCTGGCGCAACGCACCTATGTAACCGAGGAAGATGCACGCGCCCAGATCAGCGAACTCAAGGCTGCCGGCGTGCGCGCCATCGTTGGTGCCGGTCTGATCACCGATCTGGCAGAAGAAGCCGGTCTGACCGGAATTTTTCTGTATTCGGCCAGCTCGATACGGCTGGCCTTCGATGATGCGATAGAAATCGCCCATTTAACGCGCTTGGAATCGACCCGCGGCCGTCAACATCCGGCGGCGGCCTCGTTACGCGCCAAGCATGGCTTGCACGATTTGCGTGGCGATTCCGAGGCCATGCAAACAGTACGCCGCACGCTGAGTCTGTTTGCGCGTTCACCGGCCGCCGTGCTGTTGCAAGGAGAAACCGGTAGCGGCAAGGAATTGGCGGCGCAAGCGATTCACCGTGAAAGCGCACGGGCACGCCAGCCATTTGTCGCAATTAATTGCGGTGCCATCGCCGAATCGCTGCTGGAATCGGAATTATTCGGCTATGAAGATGGTGCCTTCACCGGTTCGCGCCGCGGTGGCCATGCCGGTCTGTTTGAAGCGGCCCACCGCGGCACGCTGTTTCTTGACGAGATAGGCGAAATGCCACTGCCGCTGCAAACCCGCTTGTTGCGCGTGCTGGAAGAAAAAGAAGTGGTGCGGGTAGGCGGAATTCGGCCGATTCCAGTCGATGTGCGCATCATCAGCGCCACCCATTGCGATCTCGATGCGCGCCGCGAGAGCGGGCAATTCCGGGCCGACTTGTTTTACCGCTTGGCCGTGCTGCGTTTGAACTTGCCGGCCTTGCGCCAGCGCCGCGACGATATCATGCCCCTGGCCGAATGGTATCTCAAGCATGGTTTGGCGGCGCTGGCGCTGCGCCCGCATGCCAGCCTGCACGCCGAAATCAGCAGTTGCTACGGTCTGTTATGTCGCTACGATTGGCCCGGCAACGTGCGCGAATTGCGCAATATGATGGAACGCCTGAGCTTGTTTCTGGCGGATGAACCACTGCAAGCGCTGAGCCCGGCTTTTTTGCAAAAAGTGTTACCAGAAATCACCACCACGGGCAATTTGGCGATCGCACCAGCTCCAGCGGCCGTCATTAAACAGGAGGAGATTTCCGTAGAGCAAGTAATGCACAACTTCAATCACAACCGCGAAGCCGCCGCGGCCTTTCTGGGGATCAGCCGTACCACCTTATGGCGTAAGCTGAAGAAACATTAA
- a CDS encoding HDOD domain-containing protein produces MTRSKALKSIIEQANQGDLVFPTNVAATLKIQQALDDPDCVVDSATKLIMNEPLLAARVVAIANSAAYSRGSDVTNVKAAINRLGFRSLRTIVATIIVRQLAGTSKEPAIVAMTQKLWEHTAQVAALSQVIARRITRLDPDTAMFSGIVHEVGNFYLLSRAEEFPALLEPEQPAEISEDLPEFADTIVDIESTESIIGRAVIKNLQLPQAVVVALEALWFGLRAMPPETLGDTILLANELARTQSPLDFNSYSESERFSSEIDFVVGDGTLNSILEESDEELRSLTAALMA; encoded by the coding sequence ATGACCCGATCTAAAGCTCTCAAAAGCATCATCGAACAAGCCAACCAAGGTGACTTGGTGTTTCCGACCAATGTCGCCGCGACGCTGAAAATTCAGCAAGCGCTCGATGATCCCGATTGCGTCGTCGATAGTGCCACCAAGTTGATCATGAACGAACCGCTGCTGGCCGCGCGCGTGGTGGCGATTGCCAATTCGGCGGCATACAGCCGCGGCAGCGATGTCACCAACGTCAAAGCGGCCATCAATCGGCTCGGCTTTCGCAGCTTGCGCACTATCGTCGCCACCATCATCGTGCGCCAACTGGCCGGCACCAGCAAAGAACCGGCCATCGTCGCCATGACCCAAAAATTGTGGGAGCATACGGCCCAGGTGGCGGCGCTCTCGCAAGTGATCGCGCGTCGTATCACGCGACTCGACCCCGATACGGCGATGTTTTCCGGCATTGTGCATGAAGTCGGCAATTTTTATCTGCTCTCGCGCGCCGAAGAATTCCCCGCTTTACTGGAACCGGAGCAGCCGGCGGAGATCAGCGAAGATTTGCCGGAATTCGCCGACACCATAGTCGATATCGAAAGCACGGAATCCATCATCGGCCGCGCCGTGATCAAGAATCTGCAATTACCACAGGCGGTGGTGGTAGCACTGGAAGCGCTGTGGTTCGGTTTGCGCGCGATGCCGCCGGAAACGCTGGGCGATACGATTCTGCTGGCCAATGAGCTGGCGCGTACCCAGTCACCACTCGATTTCAATTCGTATTCGGAATCGGAACGCTTCAGCTCCGAAATCGACTTTGTCGTTGGTGACGGCACCTTGAACAGCATACTCGAAGAATCGGATGAGGAATTGCGCTCGCTGACGGCAGCGCTGATGGCTTAA
- a CDS encoding DUF885 domain-containing protein, which produces MAQSRTLQQFFRQFSQGGVLGIALCAAPPLLCHATALAADAAQHSVTNSSARQLQSLAERYFAQQIRYDPLFATYAGERRYDDRLPETLNPGVKAEQVAGLRRLQRELRTVNRARLNASEQISDDLLAYELRNTLRLAPFRDELMPLNQMDSVPVTLAQFASGQSAQALNTVADYEIFLRRLEQLPQWLKQATLNMRQGMRSGIVLPRSLVTAMLPQFQQLLNENVREHAYYAPVLHFPASFSAADQARLSLAYEHAIAQQILPALRDFTAFLQHDYLPASRSSSAWSALPGGTAWYSAWVASQTTTTLNPEQIHAIGLREVARIQSEYVTLGPRLGYHGQPEDLPSWVEQQAGFRPYKSEAEVLDAYRAIDAKVRAKLPALFASMPKAALDIRAEPEISRAAASDHYSPPAPDGSRPGIFWAVITNANEYSTVGMTTLFLHEGQPGHHFHLALQQELDMPQFRKLGGNNAYTEGWALYAETLGHEMGLYQDDPAAYFGHLNDEMLRATRLVVDTGIHAKGWTREESIAYLQKTLGYSEAVARQCIERYMAWPGQALGYKIGALKILELRHKAEQELGKNFDIRAFHSAILSDGALPLSMLESKILAWIAAQKASARAQ; this is translated from the coding sequence ATGGCTCAGTCACGCACATTGCAGCAATTTTTTCGCCAATTCAGCCAAGGGGGCGTGCTCGGCATCGCCCTGTGCGCTGCCCCCCCCCTGCTCTGCCACGCCACTGCGCTGGCGGCCGATGCTGCCCAGCATAGCGTGACGAACAGTAGCGCGCGTCAATTGCAAAGTCTGGCCGAGCGCTATTTCGCGCAACAAATACGCTACGATCCGCTGTTTGCCACCTATGCTGGAGAACGGCGCTACGATGATCGCTTGCCTGAAACCCTCAATCCAGGTGTCAAGGCCGAACAAGTCGCCGGTCTGCGTCGACTGCAGCGTGAATTGCGCACGGTAAACCGCGCGCGCCTGAATGCAAGCGAGCAAATCAGCGATGATTTGCTGGCCTACGAATTGCGTAACACTTTGAGGCTGGCGCCATTCCGTGACGAGCTCATGCCGCTCAACCAAATGGACAGTGTGCCAGTTACGCTGGCCCAGTTTGCCAGCGGCCAGAGCGCCCAGGCGCTCAATACGGTGGCCGACTATGAGATTTTCTTGCGCCGACTGGAACAATTGCCGCAATGGTTGAAGCAAGCCACGCTCAATATGCGCCAAGGGATGCGCAGCGGCATCGTCTTGCCGCGTAGCTTGGTCACTGCCATGTTGCCGCAATTCCAGCAATTGCTGAACGAAAATGTCCGTGAACACGCTTACTATGCGCCGGTGCTGCATTTTCCGGCCAGCTTCTCGGCGGCCGATCAAGCCCGCCTCAGCCTGGCGTATGAACATGCCATTGCGCAGCAAATCTTGCCGGCGCTGCGTGACTTCACCGCTTTTCTGCAACATGACTATCTGCCCGCCAGTCGTAGCAGCAGCGCTTGGAGCGCCTTGCCCGGCGGTACAGCTTGGTATAGCGCTTGGGTCGCCAGTCAAACCACTACTACGCTCAACCCGGAACAAATCCATGCCATCGGATTGCGTGAAGTAGCACGCATACAAAGCGAATATGTAACACTTGGACCACGCCTCGGTTATCACGGCCAGCCGGAAGATTTACCATCATGGGTAGAGCAACAAGCAGGCTTTCGCCCATACAAAAGCGAAGCCGAGGTACTCGACGCCTATCGCGCCATTGATGCCAAGGTACGCGCCAAGTTGCCGGCGCTGTTTGCCAGCATGCCGAAAGCCGCGCTCGATATTCGCGCCGAACCGGAAATCAGCCGCGCAGCCGCCTCTGACCATTACAGCCCACCGGCTCCCGATGGTTCGCGCCCCGGCATTTTTTGGGCCGTCATCACCAATGCCAACGAGTACTCCACGGTGGGCATGACGACACTTTTTTTACATGAAGGCCAACCGGGTCACCATTTCCACCTGGCCTTGCAGCAAGAATTGGATATGCCGCAGTTCCGCAAACTCGGCGGCAATAATGCCTATACTGAGGGCTGGGCCTTGTATGCCGAAACACTGGGCCATGAAATGGGCTTGTATCAAGATGATCCGGCCGCTTATTTCGGTCACCTCAATGATGAGATGCTGCGCGCCACGCGTCTGGTGGTCGACACCGGCATCCATGCCAAGGGCTGGACACGCGAAGAAAGTATCGCGTATTTACAAAAAACCCTGGGTTACAGCGAAGCGGTGGCACGCCAGTGCATCGAGCGTTATATGGCATGGCCGGGTCAGGCGCTCGGGTATAAAATCGGCGCTTTGAAGATTCTTGAGCTGCGCCATAAAGCAGAGCAAGAATTGGGTAAAAACTTCGATATCCGCGCCTTCCACAGCGCCATCCTGAGCGACGGTGCGCTGCCGTTATCTATGCTGGAGAGCAAAATTCTGGCATGGATAGCCGCACAAAAAGCGTCTGCCCGCGCTCAATGA
- a CDS encoding methyl-accepting chemotaxis protein: MNFANLKISVRLGLAFGLSLLIIVLMIILSIVQLNEIADKTSAILDKNAVSVISGLEVASLVQENGSRTLEMFITPEQSNRSKLYAAIDANRKKITDLLETIKQQAQTEQEKQAIERLTVSRTAFVSAFAKTADLIELDQKDEAAAMMAGSTFPKLQQALADIHSLCDLQKASMQQHGKDIKDIIALSRTLMFALGLLALLASALLATWIARSITKPLAIAVAAAKKVAAGDLSSKIDVRTSDETGQLLSALVDMNHNLAQTITQVHSSTAMISTASAEIAAGNADLSSRTESQASSLEETASSMEELTSTVKQNADNAKTANQLAISASDVALKGGSIVSQVVNTMGSIKDSSSKIVDIIGVIDSIAFQTNILALNAAVEAARAGEQGRGFAVVAAEVRNLAQRSAGAAKEIKLLIDDSVEKVQHGSQLVGQAGTTMDAIVISVKQVADIMSEITAASQEQSAGIEQVNLAITQMDEITQQNAALVEQAAAAAESMQEQTAALEQVVSIFQLGAEHTRHAPRPVQTPAVRAPAKAAAPAVPAVRAVRAAPKKISAKPAASTTGDWEEF, encoded by the coding sequence ATGAACTTCGCTAATCTGAAAATCAGCGTCCGACTCGGTTTGGCCTTCGGCCTCTCTTTATTGATCATCGTCCTCATGATCATCCTTTCGATAGTGCAACTCAATGAGATTGCCGATAAAACCAGCGCTATTTTGGATAAGAATGCCGTCAGTGTAATCAGCGGTTTGGAAGTCGCTTCGCTGGTACAAGAAAATGGCAGCCGCACACTGGAAATGTTCATTACGCCGGAACAAAGCAATCGCAGCAAATTGTATGCGGCGATTGATGCAAATAGAAAAAAAATTACCGACTTGTTGGAAACAATCAAGCAACAGGCACAAACCGAACAAGAAAAACAAGCGATCGAGCGACTTACTGTCTCGCGCACAGCGTTTGTCAGCGCTTTCGCGAAAACCGCCGACCTCATTGAACTCGATCAAAAAGACGAAGCGGCAGCGATGATGGCTGGCAGTACCTTCCCGAAACTCCAACAAGCGCTGGCCGACATTCACAGCCTGTGCGATCTGCAAAAAGCCAGCATGCAGCAACATGGCAAAGATATCAAAGACATCATCGCTTTATCGCGCACGCTGATGTTTGCGCTGGGCTTGCTGGCACTGCTGGCCAGTGCCTTACTGGCAACGTGGATCGCCCGCTCTATCACCAAGCCACTGGCGATTGCCGTGGCGGCGGCTAAAAAGGTTGCTGCCGGCGATTTGAGTAGCAAGATAGACGTGCGCACCAGCGATGAAACCGGTCAGTTGCTCAGTGCCTTGGTCGATATGAATCATAATTTGGCGCAGACCATCACTCAGGTTCACAGTAGTACAGCAATGATTTCCACCGCCTCGGCTGAAATTGCTGCCGGCAATGCAGACTTATCGTCACGTACAGAATCGCAAGCAAGCTCGCTGGAAGAAACGGCATCGTCGATGGAAGAATTGACTTCTACCGTCAAACAAAATGCCGACAATGCCAAAACTGCCAATCAACTGGCGATTTCCGCCTCCGATGTGGCGCTCAAGGGCGGCAGTATCGTCAGCCAAGTGGTCAATACCATGGGCTCGATCAAAGATAGTTCGAGCAAGATCGTCGACATCATCGGTGTCATCGATAGCATCGCCTTTCAAACCAATATTTTGGCTTTGAATGCGGCGGTTGAAGCGGCTCGTGCCGGCGAGCAAGGCCGTGGTTTCGCGGTGGTTGCCGCCGAAGTAAGAAATCTGGCCCAGCGCAGCGCCGGTGCGGCCAAAGAAATCAAACTGTTGATTGACGATTCGGTAGAAAAAGTTCAGCACGGCAGTCAGCTCGTCGGTCAGGCCGGCACCACCATGGATGCCATTGTGATTTCGGTGAAACAGGTAGCCGACATCATGAGTGAAATCACGGCCGCCAGCCAAGAGCAAAGTGCCGGTATTGAACAAGTCAATCTGGCCATCACGCAGATGGATGAAATTACCCAACAAAATGCGGCCTTGGTGGAACAGGCTGCGGCAGCGGCGGAAAGCATGCAAGAACAGACGGCTGCGCTGGAGCAAGTAGTCAGTATTTTCCAGCTTGGTGCCGAACATACTCGCCACGCGCCGCGTCCAGTGCAGACACCGGCAGTACGCGCACCAGCCAAAGCGGCTGCACCGGCCGTGCCGGCCGTGCGTGCGGTTCGTGCTGCGCCTAAAAAAATCAGTGCCAAGCCGGCAGCCAGCACTACCGGCGACTGGGAAGAATTTTAA
- a CDS encoding fumarylacetoacetate hydrolase family protein — protein sequence MKLATLKDGSRDGQLIVVARDLKTACIANGIAPSLQAALDDWGFIAPQLEALSLRLNAGRAPNSFDFVAKNCMAPLPRAFQRVHAYAYPNHLALLHQAEQTELPAGFLHEPLMYQGGSDALLGPCDDIVLASTDGGVDFESGIAIITGDVAMGVKSQHAGEHIRLILLSNEVSLRDLMPAESAKAAGFIHAKPATAFAPVALTPDELGEAWKDGKLHLPLRSSLNQRLVGQPLAGVDLAFSFPQLITHLAKTRAVTAGSLIGSGPVSNKDAGKGYSCIAEKRALEQLATGSAVTPYMQFGDSIKIELFDKNGKSVFGAIEQSVVEAFSR from the coding sequence ATGAAGCTTGCAACGCTTAAAGATGGTTCCAGAGACGGTCAACTGATCGTTGTGGCGCGTGATTTGAAAACGGCCTGCATTGCCAACGGCATCGCCCCAAGCTTGCAAGCGGCGCTCGATGACTGGGGTTTCATCGCGCCGCAACTGGAAGCCTTGAGCTTGCGCTTGAATGCAGGACGGGCACCGAACAGTTTTGATTTTGTTGCAAAAAACTGCATGGCACCGCTGCCGCGGGCCTTTCAACGTGTGCATGCCTATGCCTACCCCAACCATCTTGCTCTGTTGCACCAAGCCGAGCAGACCGAGTTGCCCGCTGGTTTTTTGCATGAGCCACTGATGTATCAAGGCGGCAGCGATGCCTTGCTCGGCCCCTGCGATGACATCGTGCTCGCCTCGACCGATGGCGGGGTCGACTTCGAGAGTGGTATTGCGATCATCACCGGTGATGTGGCTATGGGCGTGAAAAGTCAGCATGCCGGCGAGCATATACGTTTGATTCTGTTATCCAACGAGGTGTCGCTGCGCGACTTGATGCCAGCCGAATCGGCCAAAGCCGCCGGCTTTATCCATGCCAAACCAGCTACGGCGTTTGCCCCGGTCGCACTGACACCCGATGAGCTCGGTGAGGCCTGGAAGGATGGCAAGCTGCATCTGCCCTTGCGTTCCAGCTTGAATCAGCGCTTGGTTGGGCAGCCTTTGGCTGGGGTCGACCTGGCATTTTCTTTTCCGCAACTCATTACTCATTTAGCCAAAACCCGCGCGGTCACGGCCGGCAGCCTGATCGGCTCTGGTCCAGTCTCGAACAAAGACGCTGGCAAGGGTTACAGTTGCATCGCCGAAAAACGGGCCTTGGAACAGCTTGCCACCGGCAGCGCCGTGACGCCGTACATGCAGTTCGGCGACAGCATCAAGATCGAGTTGTTTGATAAAAACGGCAAATCCGTGTTTGGTGCAATTGAGCAAAGCGTGGTTGAGGCGTTTTCCCGCTGA